From Paenibacillus sp. PvR098:
ATACCTAGAACACCGACCGTACCTACAGTCACCACGTTTAGAGGAAGTTCCAAGTGCGTATACGAACTGAACAGATTAAGAATATACAACATAATGCAGGCAAATGCAAGATGCAGGCACAATTTACCTACCCACTGAAAGGCAAACCGATTTTTCAACAATAATACACTAAGCAATCCGCCGGACAAGAGAAGAATTCCCCATATTATATAAAGCTTCATGA
This genomic window contains:
- a CDS encoding pro-sigmaK processing inhibitor BofA family protein, with translation MKLYIIWGILLLSGGLLSVLLLKNRFAFQWVGKLCLHLAFACIMLYILNLFSSYTHLELPLNVVTVGTVGVLGIPGLAALAALKLWVL